The genomic interval AGTTTACTTAGAGCTAGAAGGGGCTACATTAACAAAGAACAGAGAAATCCCACAGAGCCATTTATCTGATATTGTTTCAGAATTGAGTGATGCGACAGATGTTGCTCACATGTGTGATGAAGCTGCGGTTTTAATAAAAAATCTACTCAACTATGATAGAGTTATGATCTATCAATTTGATGAGAACTGGAATGGAAAAGTGATTTCTGAAGCTCGAGATAGCAATCTTGAAAGTTGGTTAAATATGTCATATCCAGCTACAGATATACCACAACAGGCGAGGAAATTATTTTTAAAGCAAGGTGTTCGTATTATAGTGGATGTAAACGATGAGCCGGTTAAGGTTGTACCTGAATTAGACGTTAACGATAAACCGCTCGACTTATCCAGATGTGAATTACGCGCAGTATCTCCTATACATATTGAATATCTTAAGAATATGGAGGTAGGCGCAACGCTTACAGCTGCGATTATAAGCAACGGGGAACTCTGGGGATTAATTGCATGTCATCATTATAGTCCGAAATTTATTTCCTATTACAAGAGATTATCAATAAAATTTTTGACACAAGTATTTTCAACTCAACTCACTTTAAGAGATTCTAATCGTGTTTTAGGTAAAGTAAACGAAGTCTCTAAAAATCGCGGTATTCTAGTAGAGCAAATGAGTAATGGTTGGGATGTACACAGTGGTTTGACTACAATCAATGGTCATACCTTACTTTCTATTAATGAATCTACTGGAGGTGCCATTTTGTTGGAGGATAAATTATCTGTTGTTGGAGAGACCCCAGAAGAAAAAGAAATTCAAAATCTTATAGATTGGATTTATAATAGAAAAGATGGAGTGTTGTTTCATTCTAAAAGTTTACCTAAAGAATATGATGCAGCTGTAAATTTTTCAGGAGTAGCATCGGGAGTGCTGTGTTTGTTTTTTTCAGAAAATAAGAAGGATTGTTTATTATGGTTTAAAAAGGAATCTAAGCAAACCATCTCATGGGCTGGTAATCCTGATAAACCCGTAGATGCTACAGCAGGAACATTGAGTCCAAGAAAATCTTTTGAAAAATGGAATGAAGAGCAGGTTCATACTTCTGAGTCTTGGAAAGATTATGAAATAGCATCTGCAAAGGCACTAAGAGAAAATATTTCAAGTGTAATTTT from Dokdonia sp. Hel_I_53 carries:
- a CDS encoding ATP-binding protein, yielding MESPSSLYPKTVDLTNCDKEPIHILGYIQSHGMLIVFDKSSFEIERVSENVLNNFSRKRDDLLQSNLFDSLTIDEADEIKSYINKKETYALELTIEGFSFNGIVHYDNDLVYLELEGATLTKNREIPQSHLSDIVSELSDATDVAHMCDEAAVLIKNLLNYDRVMIYQFDENWNGKVISEARDSNLESWLNMSYPATDIPQQARKLFLKQGVRIIVDVNDEPVKVVPELDVNDKPLDLSRCELRAVSPIHIEYLKNMEVGATLTAAIISNGELWGLIACHHYSPKFISYYKRLSIKFLTQVFSTQLTLRDSNRVLGKVNEVSKNRGILVEQMSNGWDVHSGLTTINGHTLLSINESTGGAILLEDKLSVVGETPEEKEIQNLIDWIYNRKDGVLFHSKSLPKEYDAAVNFSGVASGVLCLFFSENKKDCLLWFKKESKQTISWAGNPDKPVDATAGTLSPRKSFEKWNEEQVHTSESWKDYEIASAKALRENISSVILNKYEEVKSLNDKLNEAYKDLETFSYSVSHDLRSPLRGIDGFAQIIKEDYYDTLDDFGKSAIERIINSSNKMNALIDDILEFSTLGKEEIKFITIHMGEVVSEVIDFIDARTAYPDTQIDIQENFPEVKGDKTMLFQLWNNLISNALKYSSKSENAIVEIGFEEKEDSIVFYVKDNGIGFDSKHSEKIFGVFNRLVSEEYQGTGIGLSIVKRVIDRHNGTIWSESEVGVGTTFYFKLPSIENYNS